One Verrucomicrobiota bacterium DNA segment encodes these proteins:
- a CDS encoding AP2 domain-containing protein, with product MARPKKDRNITRIDSTVAEGKQEAHGYEVRIVRRGQSVHRFFADKKAGGKRKALEAARSFRDGAEAKLKPMSRKEKANLLTSKNTSGVPGVRWTEKTIAKGKKTYAYWFAVATWSPQKGVRKTASFSCDKYGEQKAWDMAVKARKAGVKAMEDA from the coding sequence ATGGCAAGACCTAAGAAAGACAGAAACATCACGCGCATCGATTCCACGGTCGCGGAGGGAAAACAGGAAGCACACGGCTACGAAGTCCGGATCGTTCGCCGCGGGCAATCCGTTCACCGCTTCTTTGCGGACAAAAAAGCGGGTGGCAAACGCAAGGCGCTGGAAGCAGCCAGGAGCTTCCGGGATGGGGCGGAGGCCAAGCTCAAGCCGATGTCCCGGAAGGAAAAAGCCAATCTCTTGACCTCCAAAAACACTTCGGGTGTTCCGGGCGTTCGCTGGACCGAAAAGACCATTGCCAAGGGCAAGAAGACCTATGCCTATTGGTTCGCTGTGGCCACCTGGAGCCCCCAAAAAGGGGTTCGCAAGACCGCCAGCTTCTCGTGTGACAAGTACGGAGAACAGAAGGCGTGGGACAT